Within Brassica napus cultivar Da-Ae unplaced genomic scaffold, Da-Ae ScsIHWf_2202;HRSCAF=2855, whole genome shotgun sequence, the genomic segment CGTGGATACTTGCATTAGGGGAGGTTGACCCGGCTCTCCTTGCTCGTGCCCTTGGAGTTAAGGTGCCCCACCGAAGACAGAGTCAACGTCTGCAGAACCGTTCGGCTCACGAGAGAGCCAAGTCTCGTAGAGCACGGATGTCTCTCGAGAAATACTTTCTGGAGGTGATTGAGGCTGCGGCAGAAATGGGGAAACAGGGAGGAGATGGAGGCGGGGGCGACGGCGGAGATGGAAGCGGGGACGACGGCGGAGATGGAAGCGGGGACGACGGCGGAGATGGAGGCGGGGACGATGGCGTCCTCGGTTGATCGAATATCGTTTGTTTTACCAATCTCATGGCGTCGTTTTTCTTAAGACTTTGGAATACTAGCATGCATTCACTTGTTTTAATAATACGCCAttaatattttcctttttaagaCTTTGGAATCAAATACGAATTGCATTACCGTCAATGATTTAGGTTTGCACTGTTGTAGATAGTGTATTCCTTGAGCTACAAGAAACATCAACAGAGAAAAGTtttgtttacgacga encodes:
- the LOC125600336 gene encoding single-stranded DNA-binding protein 2-like → MYSFLRSLSLSLIGDSLSLFCSALEVVAQPWILALGEVDPALLARALGVKVPHRRQSQRLQNRSAHERAKSRRARMSLEKYFLEVIEAAAEMGKQGGDGGGGDGGDGSGDDGGDGSGDDGGDGGGDDGVLG